A genomic region of Marinobacter sp. NP-4(2019) contains the following coding sequences:
- a CDS encoding efflux RND transporter periplasmic adaptor subunit — protein sequence MTGKNKLTLALALIAGIAFVTVMVKLKQPPERATEEVTATPARILEVTPLTVRTEARGYGQVLPARSWKAVANVGGRITWKHPDLESGNLIPAGTHLLQIDPTRYQLAEASARADIAGLEAELRQLDQEQQNTRELLALENRRLALAQRELERAKTLVNRGALSETRLDEQQRATLQQQQAVQSLKNQLNLIPVRKDTLNARLARSESALASAREDLEDTRFEAPWDLRVHQSDIETGQQVNPGQTLFVADDITAAEATVQLKISELRNVLFQLPGVPELAGSNRAAQGFTDFHKQLPLDSLTVWVQPTGAPDSHWPGKLTRVTGSLDPATRTVQAVITVEEPYRDANPPARPPLVRNMFVQATITVPTPEPVLVVPASAIHQGEVYLADGDDRLQRQPVTLAWQQGELAVVSSGLEPGNRLILDDLIPAIEGMLLSPRADEQSRQWLEKRAAGDQP from the coding sequence ATGACCGGGAAGAATAAACTTACCCTTGCCCTGGCGCTGATCGCCGGCATTGCCTTTGTGACAGTGATGGTGAAACTGAAGCAGCCACCAGAGCGCGCAACGGAAGAGGTAACTGCAACTCCGGCAAGAATCCTGGAAGTCACCCCTCTCACTGTCCGCACCGAAGCCCGTGGTTATGGCCAGGTTTTACCAGCCCGGAGCTGGAAGGCTGTGGCCAACGTGGGCGGCCGCATCACCTGGAAGCATCCGGATCTGGAGAGCGGCAACCTGATCCCTGCAGGCACCCACCTGCTGCAGATCGACCCGACCCGTTATCAACTGGCCGAGGCCTCGGCCAGAGCGGATATCGCCGGCCTCGAAGCGGAACTGCGGCAACTGGATCAGGAACAGCAGAATACGCGGGAGCTACTGGCACTGGAAAACCGCCGGCTGGCCCTGGCCCAGCGGGAACTGGAACGGGCCAAGACCCTGGTGAATCGTGGAGCCCTGTCGGAAACCCGGCTTGATGAACAACAGCGGGCCACCCTGCAGCAACAGCAGGCGGTGCAGTCCCTGAAAAACCAGCTCAATCTGATTCCCGTGCGCAAAGATACCCTGAACGCCCGCCTGGCCCGCAGTGAATCCGCTCTGGCCAGCGCCCGGGAGGACCTGGAAGATACCCGGTTCGAAGCTCCCTGGGATTTGCGGGTTCACCAATCCGACATCGAAACCGGCCAACAGGTGAACCCCGGCCAGACCCTGTTTGTGGCAGACGATATCACCGCAGCGGAAGCCACCGTGCAGTTGAAGATATCCGAGCTTCGCAACGTGCTGTTCCAGTTACCGGGTGTTCCTGAGCTGGCAGGTAGCAACCGGGCTGCCCAGGGCTTTACCGACTTTCACAAGCAACTGCCTCTGGATTCACTGACTGTGTGGGTGCAGCCTACCGGCGCACCCGACAGTCACTGGCCCGGCAAGCTGACCCGCGTGACCGGCAGTCTCGATCCAGCCACCCGCACCGTTCAGGCAGTCATCACAGTGGAAGAGCCATACCGGGATGCCAACCCACCGGCCCGGCCACCGCTGGTACGAAACATGTTTGTTCAGGCGACGATCACTGTACCGACGCCCGAGCCGGTGCTGGTGGTGCCAGCCAGCGCCATTCACCAGGGTGAGGTGTATCTGGCCGACGGCGATGACCGCCTGCAACGACAACCGGTCACCCTGGCCTGGCAACAGGGTGAGCTTGCTGTGGTCAGCAGCGGACTGGAACCTGGAAACCGGTTGATACTGGACGACCTGATTCCCGCCATTGAGGGCATGCTACTGAGCCCCCGGGCCGATGAACAGAGCCGTCAGTGGCTGGAGAAAAGGGCCGCAGGAGACCAGCCATGA
- a CDS encoding TetR/AcrR family transcriptional regulator, with protein sequence MATTPEPGKRAYQSTEQRQSATIEAVVHLCGEQDPSSLTTARIAQKVGVSQGALFKHFPNKSSLWESVAGWVAGQLAERVFSVADQHEEADKALEAMFLAHIGFIARHPGIPRLMLGELQKPGNQPAKRIIRQTLAFYRQKVISLLQRGIEQQCISPSIDTEAAAVLYIGAIQGLVVQAMVGGDIASIEQSAPRIFKLFSASFRETTHDREE encoded by the coding sequence ATGGCAACCACCCCAGAGCCCGGGAAACGGGCCTACCAAAGCACCGAGCAACGCCAGTCCGCTACTATTGAGGCTGTGGTGCATCTGTGCGGAGAGCAGGACCCATCCAGCCTGACCACCGCCCGCATTGCTCAAAAGGTGGGAGTGTCTCAAGGAGCTCTTTTCAAGCACTTCCCCAACAAGAGCAGCCTGTGGGAGTCAGTAGCTGGCTGGGTAGCCGGCCAACTGGCAGAGCGGGTCTTCAGTGTTGCAGACCAGCACGAAGAGGCAGACAAAGCCCTGGAAGCCATGTTTCTGGCACATATCGGTTTTATTGCCCGCCATCCGGGCATCCCCAGACTGATGCTCGGAGAGTTGCAGAAACCCGGCAACCAACCCGCCAAGCGCATCATCCGCCAGACCCTGGCCTTCTACCGCCAGAAAGTCATTTCGCTACTGCAACGGGGCATTGAACAACAATGCATCAGCCCGTCCATCGACACCGAAGCCGCCGCAGTGCTCTATATCGGAGCCATCCAGGGCCTGGTGGTACAGGCCATGGTGGGTGGTGACATTGCCTCTATCGAGCAGTCGGCGCCCCGCATTTTCAAACTGTTCAGCGCCAGCTTCCGGGAGACCACCCATGACCGGGAAGAATAA
- a CDS encoding urate hydroxylase PuuD, whose amino-acid sequence MSWTLMDIALRWLHIVFALIWIGHNYANVVKTPRFVPLRIDPDEGSERSSDLTRRMRQEHGTFRYASLVVLASGALMLWHRGILDDALMLQGHHAVIGIGAWIGIIMALNLWFVLWPHQKKVLGFVPAPAAERIRCSRITFLSSRTNTILSFPLIFFMAAGSHGLALF is encoded by the coding sequence ATGAGCTGGACATTGATGGACATCGCCCTGCGCTGGCTCCACATCGTGTTTGCGTTGATCTGGATCGGCCATAACTACGCCAATGTGGTCAAGACCCCGAGGTTCGTTCCCTTGCGTATTGATCCTGATGAGGGGAGCGAACGCTCCTCCGACCTGACCCGACGTATGCGCCAGGAACACGGTACCTTCCGGTATGCATCCCTGGTAGTGCTGGCCTCTGGTGCCCTGATGCTCTGGCACCGTGGCATTCTTGATGACGCCCTGATGCTTCAGGGCCACCATGCGGTAATCGGTATCGGGGCCTGGATCGGTATCATCATGGCGCTGAATCTCTGGTTCGTGCTCTGGCCACATCAGAAGAAAGTACTGGGTTTTGTGCCGGCACCGGCCGCAGAGCGCATCCGCTGTTCACGAATCACATTTTTATCATCCCGGACCAACACCATTCTCTCTTTCCCGCTGATTTTCTTTATGGCGGCCGGAAGCCATGGGCTGGCGCTGTTCTGA
- a CDS encoding DUF2892 domain-containing protein, translating into MTINEGLRLMAGVLTLVSILLAHYVSPYWLFFTGFIAVNLIQSAFTKWCPAMVILRKLGLKEEKPVA; encoded by the coding sequence GTGACAATCAATGAAGGTCTTCGCCTGATGGCTGGTGTGCTCACGCTGGTATCCATTCTGCTGGCCCACTATGTAAGTCCCTACTGGCTTTTCTTTACCGGCTTCATAGCCGTTAACCTGATCCAGTCCGCCTTCACCAAATGGTGCCCGGCCATGGTGATACTCCGGAAACTGGGCCTCAAGGAAGAAAAGCCGGTCGCTTAA
- a CDS encoding phosphoserine aminotransferase: MGSLVTNPTNARERAFLRACNHARNPLPDWKRLAQHASPINCMGLAFPNRLGIAAGFDRSGELGRSAGNLGFGAIELGSWTRENWPNDLPAHHPDVLLDTRLGVRLAATAPVSPEQETGQLIHLLEKAWLTADYLTMAPGWLQQPVPFRQLHANLLRLREAQQALERRTRKFRPIVYKLQVKPGNEDVCNLVPYLSCQNVDGILISFDFGKPVTNVRYRQWQAPELQAVTCRAIEACQRHLKGASALLTNGGVLSRQDYLDRLNAGAELVQLHNALVFEGPDIGWKLTL; encoded by the coding sequence ATGGGTAGCCTTGTTACCAACCCCACCAATGCCCGGGAACGGGCTTTCCTGAGGGCCTGCAACCATGCCCGCAACCCCCTGCCCGACTGGAAACGTCTGGCGCAGCACGCATCCCCCATCAACTGCATGGGGCTGGCATTCCCCAATCGCCTGGGCATTGCCGCGGGATTTGATCGTTCCGGAGAACTGGGCCGAAGTGCCGGCAACCTGGGATTTGGTGCCATTGAACTGGGCAGCTGGACGCGCGAGAACTGGCCGAACGACCTGCCTGCCCACCACCCCGATGTATTACTGGATACCCGGCTGGGAGTCCGACTGGCGGCAACAGCCCCCGTATCGCCAGAGCAGGAAACCGGGCAACTCATTCATCTGCTAGAAAAGGCCTGGCTTACGGCGGATTACCTGACCATGGCTCCTGGCTGGCTCCAGCAGCCAGTTCCCTTCCGGCAGCTCCACGCCAACCTGCTCCGATTGCGGGAAGCCCAGCAGGCACTGGAAAGAAGAACCCGGAAATTCCGCCCCATTGTTTACAAGCTGCAGGTGAAACCGGGGAATGAAGATGTCTGCAACCTTGTGCCCTACCTCTCCTGCCAGAACGTCGATGGCATCCTGATCAGCTTTGATTTTGGCAAACCGGTCACCAATGTCCGTTACCGCCAATGGCAGGCCCCTGAACTCCAGGCCGTCACCTGCCGTGCCATCGAGGCCTGCCAACGCCATCTCAAAGGGGCATCAGCGTTACTGACCAACGGCGGTGTGCTTTCGCGACAGGACTACCTGGACCGGCTCAATGCCGGTGCGGAATTGGTACAGCTGCATAATGCACTGGTATTTGAGGGGCCTGACATTGGCTGGAAACTCACCCTGTGA
- a CDS encoding efflux RND transporter permease subunit encodes MIRWFAGHPTAGNLLLILILAMGLFAAPNLNRETFPDYLPPEVSITVEYRGATAADVEEAICQRLGEALQRVDYMEEISCIARDNQAQAIASMAPRGDMGRFLDDIRTEIEALTDLPEEAEDPIIRELYRTSLVAAIAVYGPMSFSHLEAYTSELEDRLFAMDGVADVIPVGLSQRQWHIEVSRDRLRQYGLGVRDIARAISSQNLNMPLGNIETDSQDIQLRFVDERRSLQALAKIPIIGGEAGAVLTLGDLATITETHEREEERVEFNGQRAIILEIHKNRHDDALRVMDSLQAFVDEEKARRGGTVELEITQDMTSIVRDRLQMLVGNGITGLLLVGLVMALFFRPRLAFWALFGLPSAFAGAFLVMALTGLSLNMITLVALLMAIGIVMDDSVVITDNIAQNSTRGCSPLEAAVKGTQQILPGVLSSFLTTVSVFIPLAFLSGELGAVLEVLPVVLIAALAASLIEAFWILPHHLKSGLDKKHEQAPSRFRTAFDNGFETVREKVGQLADKAIHFRYMVLAAMLLIILGSVGLMAGGQVRMEAMPEIEGDVLEARVLMPQGTPLHQTRAITDRISSAMRSLNEEYTPAQPDQEALVQNIQTRFNEHAGAGEKGAHVATVMADLLTAERRTVDLATLTDRWYQEIGEIPGLIALSIQEPGFGPAGIPIEIRLQGADLDQLKAAARFLGEDIASYKGTFNVLDDLRPGKPQRILALKDSALSLGLNATEVASQIRTGLLGDIVDTVQVGDQHIEILVRQASAERNTRQFLKDTVITTDQGQMVPLQEVATITEKRQWSQVTHIDGLRTVTVSADVNGRKANADAIVTDLQERTFPELRDRWPEISLQVEGQTARSQETGQSIARGLLIGLLGIFLILSFQFRSYLEPVIVMLAIPVAFMGAVWGHLLMGYNLSMPSLIGAASLAGIVVNNAILLVQFIKSYRQQGMSAGAAAGAASRARFRAILITTSTTVAGLLPLLAETSTQAMAVIPLVISVVFGLLVSTVVILVALPALYAVLDDLGWARDVQP; translated from the coding sequence ATGATCCGCTGGTTTGCCGGCCACCCTACCGCGGGCAACCTGCTGCTTATTCTGATTCTGGCGATGGGTCTGTTTGCCGCACCCAACCTGAACCGGGAAACATTCCCGGACTATCTGCCGCCGGAAGTCAGTATTACCGTGGAATACCGGGGTGCCACCGCAGCGGATGTGGAAGAAGCCATTTGCCAGCGCCTGGGTGAAGCATTGCAGCGTGTGGACTACATGGAGGAAATCTCCTGCATCGCGCGGGACAATCAGGCCCAGGCCATTGCCAGTATGGCGCCCCGGGGCGATATGGGCCGATTTCTGGATGATATCCGCACCGAAATCGAAGCCCTGACCGACCTGCCCGAGGAAGCCGAAGACCCGATTATCCGCGAGCTCTACCGCACCAGCCTGGTAGCTGCCATCGCGGTTTACGGGCCCATGAGCTTTTCCCACCTGGAGGCATACACCAGCGAACTGGAAGACCGGCTTTTCGCCATGGATGGCGTGGCTGATGTCATTCCCGTTGGCCTGTCCCAGCGCCAATGGCACATTGAGGTCTCCCGGGATCGGCTGCGTCAGTACGGCCTGGGGGTGCGCGACATTGCCCGCGCCATCTCCAGCCAGAACCTGAACATGCCGCTGGGCAACATTGAGACTGATAGCCAGGACATCCAGCTGCGGTTTGTGGATGAACGGCGCTCACTGCAAGCCCTGGCCAAGATCCCCATTATCGGCGGCGAAGCCGGTGCGGTGCTCACCCTGGGCGACCTCGCCACCATTACCGAAACCCATGAACGGGAAGAGGAACGGGTCGAATTCAACGGCCAGCGGGCGATTATTCTGGAGATCCACAAGAACCGGCACGACGATGCCTTGCGGGTAATGGATTCACTACAAGCCTTTGTTGATGAAGAAAAGGCCCGCCGTGGTGGCACTGTGGAACTGGAGATTACCCAGGACATGACCTCCATCGTGCGGGACCGCTTGCAGATGCTGGTGGGCAATGGCATCACCGGCTTGCTTCTGGTGGGCCTGGTGATGGCCCTGTTCTTCCGCCCCCGCCTTGCATTCTGGGCGCTGTTCGGCCTGCCCTCTGCCTTTGCCGGTGCCTTTTTGGTGATGGCTCTCACCGGGCTGTCCCTGAACATGATCACCCTGGTGGCGCTGCTCATGGCCATCGGTATCGTCATGGACGACTCGGTGGTGATCACCGACAACATCGCCCAGAATTCAACCCGGGGTTGCAGCCCGCTGGAAGCTGCTGTCAAAGGCACGCAGCAAATCCTGCCCGGGGTGCTGTCGTCGTTTCTGACCACGGTTTCCGTGTTCATCCCGCTGGCATTCCTTTCGGGGGAATTGGGGGCGGTGCTGGAGGTCCTGCCGGTGGTTCTGATTGCCGCCCTGGCGGCCTCACTGATCGAAGCATTCTGGATACTGCCCCACCACCTAAAAAGTGGCCTGGACAAAAAGCACGAGCAAGCGCCTTCCCGCTTCCGCACTGCGTTCGACAACGGCTTTGAAACGGTTCGTGAAAAAGTCGGGCAACTGGCGGACAAAGCTATCCATTTCCGCTATATGGTATTGGCGGCCATGCTACTGATAATCCTTGGCTCTGTAGGGCTGATGGCCGGCGGCCAGGTGCGTATGGAAGCCATGCCGGAGATTGAGGGCGATGTGCTGGAAGCGCGGGTACTGATGCCCCAGGGCACGCCCCTTCACCAGACGCGGGCCATTACCGACCGCATCAGTTCGGCCATGCGCAGCCTCAATGAGGAATACACTCCGGCACAGCCCGACCAGGAGGCTCTGGTACAAAACATTCAGACTCGCTTCAACGAGCACGCCGGCGCTGGCGAGAAAGGTGCCCATGTGGCAACCGTCATGGCCGATTTGCTGACCGCAGAGCGGCGCACCGTGGATCTGGCCACCCTGACCGACCGCTGGTACCAGGAAATTGGCGAAATTCCGGGGTTGATTGCCCTGAGCATCCAGGAACCCGGTTTCGGTCCGGCCGGCATTCCCATCGAAATCCGCCTGCAGGGCGCCGATCTGGACCAACTAAAAGCCGCGGCCCGTTTTCTGGGCGAGGACATCGCCAGCTATAAGGGCACGTTCAACGTGCTGGATGATCTCCGTCCCGGCAAGCCACAGCGGATTCTGGCCCTGAAAGACAGCGCCCTTTCCCTTGGCCTGAATGCCACCGAAGTCGCCAGCCAGATTCGCACCGGCCTGCTGGGCGATATCGTGGATACAGTCCAGGTCGGCGACCAGCACATTGAGATCCTGGTACGCCAGGCCAGCGCTGAACGCAACACCCGTCAGTTCCTGAAAGATACCGTAATCACCACAGATCAGGGCCAGATGGTTCCGTTGCAGGAAGTGGCCACCATCACCGAGAAACGGCAATGGTCACAGGTTACCCACATTGACGGCCTGCGCACTGTCACCGTGTCGGCCGATGTAAACGGACGAAAAGCCAATGCCGATGCCATTGTCACTGACCTGCAGGAGCGGACATTTCCGGAGCTTCGTGATCGATGGCCAGAAATCAGTCTGCAGGTGGAAGGCCAGACCGCCCGCTCGCAGGAAACCGGCCAGTCCATCGCCCGTGGGCTGTTGATCGGCCTGCTGGGGATCTTCCTGATCCTGTCGTTCCAGTTCCGCAGCTACCTGGAGCCGGTCATTGTCATGCTGGCGATTCCGGTGGCCTTTATGGGAGCTGTCTGGGGCCACCTGCTCATGGGCTATAACCTGTCCATGCCCTCACTGATCGGCGCGGCTTCTCTGGCGGGTATTGTGGTTAACAACGCCATTTTGCTGGTGCAGTTCATCAAGAGCTACCGGCAACAGGGCATGAGTGCCGGGGCAGCCGCCGGTGCTGCCAGCCGGGCCCGCTTCCGGGCCATCCTGATCACCACCAGCACCACCGTGGCCGGCCTGTTGCCCCTGCTGGCTGAAACCAGCACCCAGGCCATGGCGGTTATTCCACTGGTGATATCCGTGGTATTCGGCCTGCTGGTATCCACCGTTGTGATACTGGTGGCGCTGCCGGCACTGTACGCGGTTCTTGACGATCTTGGCTGGGCCCGGGACGTACAGCCTTGA
- the pqqE gene encoding pyrroloquinoline quinone biosynthesis protein PqqE: MAKAGSNLNLDGRGNPVWLLLELTYKCPLKCAFCSNPTDLDAHDDELTTAEWKAVIHNAREMGAMQIGFSGGEPTLRKDLEELVAEANDLGYYTNLITSGIGLTRKRLENLKKAGLRHIQLGFQSSDPKTAHWLAGVDCYDRKINMAREIKALSFPMVLNVPISSLNIHQVPDIIDLATDIGVEYLELANVQYYNWALVNRDQLMPTREALETAEAQVAEARRKLGDRMTIFFVIPDYYEGRPKACMNGWGSIHLTIAPDGVVLPCSQARSLPGLDFPNVRDHDLGWIWHKSESFNLYRGDSWMKEPCRSCSEKEQDFGGCRCQAMLLTGDAANADPACSKSPHHHIVQDAVTKALATKQDHDKLIARDVGWVPTEV; this comes from the coding sequence ATGGCAAAGGCTGGATCCAACCTCAATCTTGATGGTCGGGGCAACCCGGTATGGCTGCTTCTGGAGCTGACCTACAAGTGCCCTCTCAAGTGCGCATTCTGCAGCAACCCAACCGATCTTGACGCCCATGACGACGAGCTGACAACCGCCGAATGGAAAGCGGTGATCCATAATGCCCGCGAAATGGGCGCCATGCAGATCGGTTTCTCGGGTGGCGAGCCCACCTTACGCAAGGATCTGGAAGAACTGGTCGCCGAAGCCAACGACCTGGGGTATTACACCAACCTGATCACCTCCGGCATCGGCCTTACCCGTAAGCGGCTGGAGAACCTGAAAAAAGCCGGCCTTCGTCATATCCAGCTCGGGTTCCAGTCAAGCGATCCGAAAACGGCCCACTGGCTTGCCGGTGTTGACTGCTACGACAGGAAAATCAACATGGCGCGGGAGATTAAAGCGCTCAGTTTTCCGATGGTCCTGAACGTTCCAATCTCCAGTCTGAACATCCACCAGGTGCCGGACATCATCGATCTGGCCACCGACATCGGCGTTGAATACCTGGAACTGGCCAATGTGCAGTACTACAACTGGGCCCTGGTGAACCGGGACCAACTGATGCCCACCCGGGAAGCGCTGGAAACGGCCGAGGCCCAGGTTGCCGAGGCTCGCAGGAAGCTCGGTGACCGGATGACGATTTTCTTTGTCATCCCCGACTACTACGAAGGCCGGCCCAAGGCGTGCATGAATGGCTGGGGCAGTATCCACCTGACCATCGCTCCGGATGGCGTGGTGCTGCCCTGTTCGCAAGCGCGCTCCCTGCCCGGCCTCGACTTTCCCAATGTGCGCGATCATGACCTAGGCTGGATCTGGCACAAGTCCGAGAGTTTCAACCTGTATCGGGGAGACAGCTGGATGAAGGAGCCCTGCCGCAGCTGCTCCGAGAAAGAGCAGGATTTCGGCGGCTGCCGCTGCCAAGCCATGCTGCTGACCGGCGACGCCGCCAATGCGGATCCTGCCTGCAGCAAGTCGCCCCATCACCACATCGTCCAGGATGCCGTGACCAAAGCACTTGCCACAAAGCAGGATCACGACAAGCTGATCGCCCGCGATGTGGGCTGGGTACCAACGGAGGTGTGA
- the pqqA gene encoding pyrroloquinoline quinone precursor peptide PqqA, with the protein MKWTDPDFKDLRLGFEVTAYVYVR; encoded by the coding sequence ATGAAGTGGACCGACCCGGATTTCAAAGACCTGAGACTGGGCTTTGAGGTAACAGCCTACGTTTACGTTCGCTGA
- the narL gene encoding two-component system response regulator NarL translates to MAETPASILLIDDHPLLRQGIKQLIEMEDDMQVVGEASNATDGIRLATDLEPDLILMDLNMPEINGIEALKTLREQSISSRIVMFTVSDHEDDVVAALRAGADGYLLKDMEPEDMIQRLHQAAVGKMVISDRLTTLLAEALRSQKSQPSSRPDFDSLTPREKDILRLIAEGLSNKMIGRKLDISDGTVKVHVKHLLKKLNLRSRVEVAVWAVEEGLHKG, encoded by the coding sequence ATGGCTGAAACACCCGCAAGCATCCTGCTCATTGATGACCATCCGCTGCTGCGTCAGGGCATCAAACAACTGATCGAAATGGAAGACGACATGCAGGTTGTCGGTGAAGCCAGCAACGCCACTGACGGCATTCGTCTGGCCACAGACCTTGAACCGGACCTGATTCTTATGGATCTGAACATGCCGGAAATTAACGGTATTGAAGCTCTGAAGACACTCAGGGAACAGAGCATCAGCTCCCGCATTGTCATGTTCACGGTATCCGATCACGAAGATGACGTGGTTGCGGCCCTGCGCGCTGGCGCCGACGGCTACCTGCTGAAGGACATGGAGCCGGAAGACATGATTCAGCGGCTGCATCAGGCAGCGGTTGGCAAAATGGTCATCAGCGACCGGCTTACAACCCTGCTGGCCGAGGCCCTGCGTTCACAGAAATCTCAGCCTTCCTCCCGGCCGGACTTCGACAGCCTGACGCCACGGGAAAAAGACATCCTGCGACTGATTGCCGAAGGCCTGTCCAACAAGATGATTGGCCGCAAGCTGGACATCAGTGATGGCACGGTGAAGGTGCACGTCAAGCACCTGCTGAAGAAACTGAACCTGCGCTCCCGCGTGGAAGTGGCCGTGTGGGCGGTGGAGGAAGGCCTGCACAAAGGCTGA
- the serC gene encoding 3-phosphoserine/phosphohydroxythreonine transaminase, giving the protein MGCTGQTYNFAAGPATLPPEVLERARASLVDWQGLGYSLLEAPFTGDEFKALVDTTRHQVKATLAVPDHYQVVFLQGGASAQFSLVPLNLLPPTATAGYVETGHWSARAIEEGRRYGRIQVVASTRGSGFDRVPTSSEWALDENLHYCHITPNETANGVQFPGDPDCGDTPLIADMTSEFLSRPVEIERYGMIYAGAQKNLGPTGLVIAIIREDLLGQARPETPTVFNYQAQIERQNRINTPLMFGIYLVHLMLDWLEEQGGVKAIQTRNIAQSQTIYRIIDQDDFFYCPVTPEYRSIMNVCFGIRDQRQQQRFLSEAHASGLANLAGHSHAGGLRASLYNAQPDAAVAALASFMNQFRQRHG; this is encoded by the coding sequence ATGGGCTGCACGGGACAAACCTATAACTTCGCCGCGGGGCCCGCCACCTTGCCGCCAGAGGTACTGGAGCGGGCGCGGGCAAGCCTGGTCGACTGGCAGGGACTGGGGTATTCGCTACTGGAAGCCCCATTCACCGGCGATGAGTTCAAGGCTTTAGTGGACACCACCCGGCATCAGGTCAAGGCGACACTGGCGGTGCCCGACCACTATCAGGTGGTGTTTCTGCAAGGAGGTGCATCAGCCCAGTTCTCACTGGTTCCCTTGAATCTACTGCCGCCAACGGCTACCGCCGGCTATGTTGAGACTGGCCACTGGTCGGCAAGGGCAATTGAGGAGGGGCGCCGGTATGGCCGTATTCAAGTGGTCGCCAGCACTCGGGGCAGCGGGTTTGACCGTGTACCAACGAGTTCTGAATGGGCACTGGATGAAAACCTACACTATTGCCACATAACGCCCAACGAGACTGCAAATGGGGTTCAGTTTCCCGGAGACCCGGATTGCGGTGACACTCCGCTGATTGCGGATATGACGTCAGAATTTCTGTCACGCCCCGTTGAAATCGAACGCTATGGCATGATCTACGCCGGTGCCCAGAAGAACCTGGGCCCCACCGGACTGGTTATCGCTATCATCCGGGAGGATTTATTGGGACAGGCTCGACCGGAAACCCCGACGGTATTCAACTATCAGGCACAGATTGAACGCCAGAATCGAATTAACACACCCCTGATGTTCGGCATTTACCTGGTCCACCTGATGCTTGACTGGCTGGAAGAACAGGGTGGCGTCAAGGCTATCCAGACCCGCAATATTGCCCAGAGCCAGACGATCTATCGCATCATCGACCAAGACGACTTCTTTTACTGCCCGGTGACCCCAGAGTACCGCTCCATCATGAACGTGTGTTTTGGCATCAGGGATCAACGGCAACAGCAACGGTTCCTTTCCGAGGCTCACGCATCGGGGCTGGCCAACCTGGCCGGGCACAGCCACGCCGGAGGGCTCCGTGCCAGCCTCTATAACGCCCAGCCAGACGCCGCAGTGGCCGCCCTGGCCTCCTTCATGAACCAGTTCCGCCAGCGCCATGGGTAG
- the ubiT gene encoding ubiquinone anaerobic biosynthesis accessory factor UbiT, giving the protein MAFPLPSLSALKSPLLDQSLAVLRECIPSPSPVLAAIDRRTPLPFKQLVAEAPLNQLFAAAIIDGEFDDFEGRRIRLEATGGQPGITIGFWAGRLRILDGPGEATIRGSLSAFKTLAERRQDPDQLFFQRRLVIEGDTELGLGLKNLLDSLEWDFTICRLLPS; this is encoded by the coding sequence ATGGCCTTCCCCCTCCCTTCCCTTTCAGCGCTGAAAAGCCCCCTTCTCGACCAATCCCTGGCGGTTCTCAGGGAGTGCATTCCCTCGCCATCCCCTGTGCTTGCAGCCATAGACCGCCGTACTCCGCTACCTTTCAAGCAGCTTGTCGCTGAGGCGCCCCTTAACCAACTATTTGCGGCCGCCATCATTGATGGAGAATTCGATGATTTCGAAGGGCGCCGAATCCGATTGGAAGCAACCGGCGGGCAACCTGGTATCACCATCGGCTTCTGGGCCGGTCGACTGCGCATTCTCGATGGCCCGGGTGAAGCCACTATTCGAGGCTCCCTGAGTGCATTCAAAACGCTGGCAGAGCGCCGGCAGGACCCGGATCAACTCTTCTTTCAGCGGCGACTGGTGATCGAAGGGGACACAGAGCTTGGTCTGGGACTGAAAAATCTGCTGGATAGCCTGGAGTGGGATTTCACTATCTGTCGCCTTCTACCCAGCTGA
- the pqqD gene encoding pyrroloquinoline quinone biosynthesis peptide chaperone PqqD, with protein MADSNNHNSLSRFRIAPVFMFRWEESQQAHVLMYPEGIVKLNATAGEILTRCNGENTVDDIVLQLSELFCEQPEFIEPRVHQFLEVCHGKGWIQPQS; from the coding sequence ATGGCTGACTCAAACAATCACAACAGCCTGTCCCGGTTCCGCATCGCCCCGGTGTTCATGTTCCGGTGGGAGGAATCCCAGCAGGCCCACGTGCTGATGTACCCCGAGGGCATCGTCAAACTGAACGCCACTGCCGGCGAGATCCTCACCCGCTGCAACGGGGAGAACACGGTGGACGACATCGTCCTCCAATTGTCCGAACTGTTCTGCGAACAACCCGAATTCATTGAACCTCGCGTTCACCAGTTTCTGGAGGTGTGCCATGGCAAAGGCTGGATCCAACCTCAATCTTGA